One genomic segment of Flagellimonas marinaquae includes these proteins:
- a CDS encoding Hsp20/alpha crystallin family protein, which produces MSIVKRNNLFFPSLMNDFMGPDWFGGTEKWNTSVPAVNIKDNTEGFELELAVPGMKKEDFTVEIDNDVLTIASEVKTENEENKDNYTRKEFSFTSFKRAFTLPETVDGSKIDAKYEDGILKLMLPKKQEALPKPKRLIEIG; this is translated from the coding sequence ATGAGTATAGTAAAAAGAAATAACCTGTTTTTTCCATCATTGATGAATGATTTTATGGGTCCTGATTGGTTCGGTGGAACAGAGAAGTGGAATACTTCCGTACCTGCAGTAAATATAAAGGACAATACAGAAGGTTTTGAATTGGAACTTGCTGTTCCTGGTATGAAAAAAGAAGACTTTACCGTAGAAATCGATAACGATGTACTTACCATTGCCAGTGAAGTAAAAACTGAAAATGAAGAAAATAAGGACAACTACACAAGAAAGGAGTTCTCGTTCACATCGTTCAAAAGGGCATTCACATTGCCGGAAACCGTAGATGGATCTAAAATAGATGCGAAGTACGAAGATGGGATACTAAAACTGATGTTGCCCAAAAAGCAAGAGGCATTGCCAAAACCCAAAAGACTGATTGAAATAGGATAA
- the uvrB gene encoding excinuclease ABC subunit UvrB, giving the protein MKFQVVSDFKPTGDQPQAIKQLVEGIESKTAHQTLLGVTGSGKTFTVANVVESVQRPTLVLAHNKTLAAQLYSEFKQFFPNNAVEYFVSYYDYYQPEAYIPTSGLYIEKDLSINEDIEKLRLSATSSLLSGRRDVLVVASVSCLYGIGNPIEFQKNVITIHRDQVISRTKFLKQLVQSLYARTTADFRNGNFRVKGDVVDVFPGYADHAFRIHFFGDEIEEIEALDPYNNNVIEVYDTLNIYPANMFVTSPDVLQNAIREIQDDLVKQVDYFKEIGRPLEAKRLEERTNFDLEMIRELGYCSGIENYSRYLDGRKPGTRPFCLLDYFPDDYLMVIDESHVTIPQVHAMYGGDRSRKENLVEYGFRLPAAMDNRPLKFEEFEALQNQVLYVSATPADYELELSEGIYVEQIIRPTGLLDPIIEVRPSENQIDDLVEEIQQRVELDERTLVTTLTKRMAEELTKYLTRIDVRCRYIHSDVDTLERVEIIQDLRKGLFDVLIGVNLLREGLDLPEVSLVAILDADKEGFLRSNRSLTQTVGRAARNLNGKAIMYADKITESMQKTIDETNYRREKQITYNKENNITPTALKKNLDSALAKNSVSTYHFQKEELRAAEPDLNYITEDQKEKLIREKRKAMEKAAKELNFMEAAKLRDEIKMLQEKK; this is encoded by the coding sequence ATGAAATTTCAGGTAGTTTCCGATTTTAAACCTACCGGCGATCAGCCGCAGGCGATAAAACAATTGGTCGAGGGCATTGAGTCCAAAACAGCACACCAAACCTTGCTCGGCGTAACCGGATCGGGAAAAACATTTACCGTGGCCAACGTTGTGGAATCCGTTCAACGGCCTACTCTGGTTTTGGCACACAACAAAACTTTGGCGGCACAACTATATTCAGAGTTCAAACAATTTTTTCCGAACAATGCGGTCGAATATTTCGTGTCCTACTATGATTATTATCAACCTGAAGCCTATATCCCGACCAGTGGACTTTATATAGAAAAAGACCTTTCCATAAACGAGGATATCGAGAAATTGCGTTTAAGTGCCACCTCCTCTCTCTTATCCGGAAGAAGGGACGTCCTGGTTGTAGCGTCGGTATCCTGTTTGTACGGTATCGGAAATCCGATAGAATTTCAAAAAAACGTTATCACCATTCATAGGGATCAAGTTATTTCTAGGACCAAGTTTTTAAAACAGTTGGTACAGAGCCTGTACGCAAGGACCACTGCAGATTTCAGAAATGGAAATTTTAGGGTAAAAGGAGATGTGGTCGATGTTTTTCCAGGATATGCCGACCATGCGTTCCGTATCCATTTTTTTGGTGATGAAATTGAGGAAATCGAAGCATTGGACCCGTACAACAATAACGTTATAGAGGTTTACGACACCTTGAACATTTATCCCGCAAATATGTTTGTTACCTCCCCGGATGTATTACAAAATGCAATTCGCGAGATTCAGGACGATTTGGTAAAACAAGTGGATTATTTTAAGGAAATCGGCAGGCCTTTAGAGGCCAAACGTTTGGAGGAACGCACCAATTTTGATTTGGAAATGATTCGCGAACTAGGCTATTGTTCAGGAATCGAGAACTACTCTCGGTACCTTGACGGCAGAAAACCGGGCACCAGACCTTTCTGTTTGCTGGATTATTTTCCAGATGATTATTTAATGGTGATCGATGAAAGCCATGTTACCATACCGCAAGTACATGCCATGTATGGCGGCGACCGATCTAGAAAGGAAAACTTGGTGGAATATGGATTCCGGTTACCGGCGGCAATGGACAACCGTCCGTTAAAGTTTGAAGAATTTGAAGCCCTACAAAATCAAGTACTATACGTTAGTGCCACTCCCGCTGACTACGAACTGGAATTGAGCGAAGGTATTTATGTGGAACAGATTATCCGACCAACGGGGTTGCTGGACCCTATAATCGAAGTTCGCCCCAGCGAAAACCAGATCGATGACCTTGTTGAAGAAATCCAACAACGTGTAGAATTGGATGAACGTACCTTGGTCACGACACTGACCAAGCGTATGGCCGAGGAGCTCACCAAATATTTAACCAGAATTGATGTTCGCTGTCGATACATTCACAGTGATGTGGACACTTTGGAAAGGGTGGAGATCATTCAAGACCTGCGCAAGGGACTTTTTGATGTCTTGATCGGAGTAAACCTTTTGCGAGAAGGATTGGATCTACCGGAAGTTTCCCTAGTTGCCATACTGGATGCCGATAAGGAAGGTTTTTTAAGAAGTAACCGCTCGCTCACCCAAACCGTAGGGCGTGCTGCAAGAAACTTGAACGGGAAAGCCATTATGTATGCCGACAAGATTACGGAAAGCATGCAAAAAACCATAGACGAAACCAATTATCGCAGGGAAAAGCAAATTACCTACAATAAAGAAAATAACATAACCCCTACCGCACTCAAGAAAAACCTGGACAGTGCACTTGCCAAAAACTCGGTATCCACCTACCACTTTCAAAAAGAAGAGTTACGTGCCGCCGAGCCAGATCTAAACTATATTACGGAAGATCAAAAAGAAAAACTGATTCGCGAAAAAAGAAAGGCCATGGAAAAAGCTGCCAAAGAACTCAACTTTATGGAAGCCGCCAAATTAAGGGACGAAATAAAAATGTTGCAAGAAAAAAAATAA
- a CDS encoding T9SS type B sorting domain-containing protein — MLNRILILWALLANHSFWAQDCPNPVYPANGATNVPLDATIDWESVDGVPSYNITMGTTPGGDDILSTQFASGSSYVPPLGLPANTTIYVTITLFFFDQPNITCPSYSFTTEPISTVPECTEITNPLNNAVDINPNTNISWSYVYAATGYNLSLGTTPGGTELLNNFDVGNTLTYNPITDLPPETPIYASIVPYNALGTAMGCTYQQFTTRAESEIPDCTNIIYPLNGETNVPLSPVLEWHAVPDATGYIVTIGTTPTGTDILDGSTFYSNSTPVVNFESNKTFFITIVPFNDAGAAEGCTQTSFTTLLGCGPFLDFDTGEYVIVNPEIDFPATISSCDNNGPLIINSTDIAEGYRWFRIDQFENESLISDTSDVTITENGRYRYEAYNTINQNGNTIECPSSQVFEVVSSEMATIENIMAETLVSSLRITVVASGNGDYEYAIDDIDGPYLDSNVFNNVAPGSHIFYVRDKNGCGIAQQKFAQDLTVEGFPKFFTPNGDNINDYWQFIQPTGTQEIVFKSIRIFDRYGTFIKQISQYSLGWDGNLAGRSLPAGDYWYMAIDDSDREFKGHFSLKR, encoded by the coding sequence ATGCTGAACAGAATATTAATTTTATGGGCACTCCTGGCCAACCATTCCTTTTGGGCCCAGGATTGCCCTAATCCGGTTTACCCTGCCAATGGAGCTACAAATGTTCCTTTGGACGCCACAATTGATTGGGAATCGGTAGATGGAGTTCCCTCCTACAATATAACCATGGGAACAACACCCGGGGGCGACGACATCCTGAGCACACAATTTGCCAGTGGATCTTCCTATGTACCGCCACTTGGACTACCTGCCAATACCACTATTTATGTAACGATAACCCTTTTCTTTTTTGACCAGCCCAATATTACCTGTCCAAGCTACAGTTTTACCACAGAACCCATTTCCACAGTTCCAGAATGTACCGAAATAACCAATCCATTGAACAACGCTGTGGACATAAATCCAAATACCAACATATCCTGGTCCTATGTGTACGCTGCAACGGGCTACAATCTTAGTTTGGGCACAACACCTGGAGGCACGGAACTTCTGAATAATTTTGATGTTGGCAACACCCTTACCTATAACCCAATAACCGATCTACCCCCGGAGACCCCTATTTACGCATCAATTGTACCATACAACGCATTGGGAACGGCAATGGGCTGTACCTATCAACAATTTACAACACGGGCCGAATCCGAAATACCCGATTGCACCAATATTATTTATCCGCTGAACGGAGAAACCAATGTACCGCTATCTCCTGTATTGGAATGGCATGCCGTACCCGATGCAACAGGATACATCGTTACCATTGGCACAACACCTACGGGCACGGACATTCTTGACGGCTCCACATTTTATAGCAATTCCACCCCGGTCGTTAATTTTGAATCAAATAAAACTTTTTTTATCACAATTGTTCCTTTTAACGATGCAGGGGCAGCAGAAGGGTGCACCCAGACCAGTTTTACCACCTTGTTGGGATGTGGCCCCTTTTTGGATTTTGATACTGGGGAATACGTTATTGTAAACCCGGAAATAGATTTTCCCGCTACCATATCCTCTTGCGATAACAATGGCCCACTAATCATCAATTCAACCGACATTGCAGAAGGTTACCGGTGGTTTCGGATAGATCAATTTGAAAATGAGTCCCTAATCTCGGACACCAGTGACGTTACCATCACTGAAAACGGCAGGTACAGGTACGAAGCCTACAATACGATCAATCAAAATGGCAATACCATTGAATGTCCCTCGAGTCAAGTATTCGAGGTCGTTTCATCGGAAATGGCAACCATAGAAAATATAATGGCCGAGACTCTGGTCTCCTCACTTCGAATAACCGTAGTTGCATCAGGTAACGGAGATTACGAATATGCCATAGATGATATAGATGGCCCATATTTGGACAGCAATGTTTTTAACAATGTGGCACCCGGAAGCCACATCTTCTATGTTAGGGACAAGAACGGTTGTGGCATTGCCCAGCAAAAATTCGCCCAGGACTTGACCGTGGAGGGATTTCCAAAATTCTTTACGCCCAATGGGGACAACATAAACGATTATTGGCAGTTTATACAGCCAACAGGGACGCAAGAAATTGTTTTTAAAAGTATCCGAATCTTTGATCGCTACGGTACATTTATAAAACAAATTTCGCAATATTCCCTGGGTTGGGACGGAAATTTGGCCGGGCGCAGCTTACCCGCCGGAGATTATTGGTACATGGCCATTGATGATTCGGACCGGGAGTTCAAAGGGCATTTTTCCTTAAAAAGATAA
- a CDS encoding ABC transporter permease — protein MLRLLQIEFIKLWNNRASKVLIISYFVLLTSIALIAAIKFDIGPVQFHLADQGIFNFPYIWHFNTFVTALFKLFLAIVIVSMMSNEYSNKTIKQNLIDGLSKKEFILSKVLTVISFALISTIFVFVVSMVLGLIYSDYDEMSIIFSDMEFLPAFFFKLVGFFSFCLFLGILVKRSAFALGFLILWTILEQVVFGLLGWKVMSWEAAKTIKQFFPLQSMSNLIKEPFTRLSAVQNIGQQIGEDMRFDYHVYWYEFLVVILWTVIFIYLSYALLKKRDL, from the coding sequence ATGTTACGTCTCCTACAAATAGAATTTATAAAATTATGGAACAATAGGGCCAGCAAGGTGCTTATTATCTCCTATTTTGTGCTTTTAACTTCCATTGCGCTCATCGCGGCCATTAAATTTGATATTGGCCCGGTACAATTTCATCTGGCGGATCAAGGGATATTCAATTTTCCCTATATCTGGCACTTTAACACCTTTGTCACCGCCCTTTTTAAACTATTTTTGGCCATTGTAATCGTTTCCATGATGTCCAACGAATACAGCAACAAGACCATAAAACAAAACCTGATAGATGGCCTTTCCAAAAAAGAGTTTATCCTTTCCAAAGTCCTTACCGTAATCAGTTTTGCGCTTATTTCCACCATATTTGTGTTTGTGGTTTCCATGGTCCTTGGCCTGATCTATTCCGATTACGACGAAATGTCCATTATTTTTTCGGACATGGAGTTTTTACCAGCGTTCTTCTTTAAACTGGTCGGCTTTTTCTCTTTTTGCCTGTTCTTGGGAATATTGGTCAAGCGTTCGGCCTTTGCACTGGGGTTCTTAATTTTATGGACTATTTTGGAGCAAGTAGTTTTTGGTTTGCTCGGTTGGAAAGTTATGAGCTGGGAAGCGGCCAAGACCATAAAACAATTTTTTCCATTGCAATCCATGTCCAATTTAATAAAAGAACCCTTCACAAGGTTATCGGCCGTACAGAATATTGGTCAACAGATAGGAGAGGATATGAGATTCGATTACCATGTATATTGGTATGAGTTTTTGGTAGTCATCCTTTGGACAGTGATTTTTATCTACTTATCCTACGCATTATTAAAAAAACGTGATTTGTAG
- a CDS encoding ABC transporter ATP-binding protein: METILTVNHLTKKFGYLTAVKDLSFTIEKGNVYGILGPNGSGKSTTLGIILNVVNRTSGDFNWFDGNTTTHDALKKVGAIIERPNFYPYMNAIQNLRLVCKIKDVPESKIQEKLELVGLWDRRNSKFKTYSLGMKQRMAIASALLNDPEILILDEPTNGLDPQGIHQIREIIKKIASQGTTILLASHLLDEVEKVCSHVIILRKGENLYSGPVDSMLASHGFFELKCENLEQLQELLEKSASFGKIENFNGTLTAYLKEEMDAESLNKMLFDQGIVLSHLVKRKESLEEQFLTLTKNQ, encoded by the coding sequence TTGGAAACAATACTTACCGTAAACCATCTTACAAAAAAATTTGGTTACCTAACAGCCGTAAAAGATCTTTCTTTTACAATAGAAAAAGGTAACGTTTATGGCATTTTAGGACCCAATGGGAGTGGCAAATCCACCACATTGGGAATTATCCTGAACGTTGTGAACCGAACCTCGGGCGATTTTAATTGGTTCGATGGCAACACCACCACCCATGACGCCCTAAAAAAGGTCGGGGCCATAATTGAACGTCCCAACTTTTATCCGTACATGAACGCGATTCAAAATTTAAGGTTGGTCTGTAAGATCAAAGATGTACCCGAATCCAAAATTCAGGAAAAACTGGAATTGGTAGGTCTGTGGGACCGCAGGAACAGTAAGTTCAAAACCTATTCGCTGGGGATGAAACAGCGCATGGCCATTGCCTCTGCCCTGCTCAACGACCCCGAAATACTCATCTTGGACGAACCTACCAATGGCCTGGACCCCCAAGGAATCCATCAAATACGGGAGATCATCAAAAAAATTGCGAGCCAAGGCACAACCATTTTATTGGCTTCTCATTTATTGGACGAAGTTGAAAAAGTATGTTCCCATGTCATCATTCTTAGAAAAGGAGAGAATTTATATTCCGGGCCGGTAGATAGTATGCTGGCCAGTCATGGTTTTTTTGAATTGAAGTGCGAAAATCTAGAGCAATTGCAAGAGCTGCTCGAAAAAAGTGCCAGCTTCGGGAAAATCGAAAACTTTAACGGTACGCTTACGGCCTATTTAAAGGAAGAAATGGATGCCGAAAGCTTAAACAAAATGCTGTTTGACCAGGGTATTGTCCTATCTCACCTCGTAAAACGGAAAGAAAGTCTCGAAGAACAATTTTTAACCTTGACCAAAAATCAATAA
- a CDS encoding nucleoid-associated protein, producing the protein MLNLYSAQIESISLHRVGNKSKNESAFLSAEPFSLNDEMAGLLKEYFFKPFREKEENYYKFSHEVDLEFNEVCTAVTEIFDNPSDNHRLSKKITTHLFEQSNHPHIKSGEVYVVHFSDMVIDNKKTDAVGIFKSELKHDFLQFEENERNLEILIRQGININKLDKGCIVFNVDREEGFRILSVDSNRYDAKYWLENFLGVSPLTDENFYTKNYLKFCQNFAKDVVLPAEDKQQEVLFMNRAVNHFAKNDNFEETSFLNEVMENPDLIPEFKHYKVEKGPKYSIEDVSNFDIANKAVSDARKKIKNVINLDTNIQIKMDFINPDSAEKFVEKGWDEERQMYYYLVYFNKEQKS; encoded by the coding sequence ATGCTGAACTTATATTCCGCCCAAATTGAAAGTATATCGCTTCACCGAGTTGGCAACAAGAGCAAAAACGAATCTGCTTTTTTATCCGCAGAGCCTTTTTCCCTGAACGATGAAATGGCAGGCTTATTAAAGGAATACTTTTTTAAGCCCTTTCGCGAAAAGGAAGAAAACTATTATAAGTTTAGCCACGAAGTGGATTTGGAATTCAATGAGGTGTGTACGGCGGTTACCGAGATTTTCGACAACCCCTCCGATAACCATCGATTATCCAAAAAAATAACCACGCATCTGTTTGAGCAATCCAACCACCCTCACATTAAAAGCGGGGAGGTTTATGTGGTGCATTTCTCCGATATGGTAATCGACAATAAAAAAACGGATGCCGTAGGTATTTTTAAGAGTGAGCTAAAGCACGACTTTCTTCAGTTCGAGGAAAACGAACGCAACTTGGAAATTTTAATACGCCAGGGAATCAATATCAATAAATTGGATAAGGGGTGCATAGTTTTTAACGTGGACCGAGAAGAAGGTTTTAGGATATTATCTGTGGACAGCAACCGATATGACGCCAAATATTGGCTGGAAAACTTTTTGGGAGTTTCGCCTTTAACGGATGAGAACTTTTACACAAAAAACTACCTTAAGTTCTGCCAGAACTTTGCCAAGGATGTTGTTTTGCCCGCAGAGGACAAACAGCAAGAGGTATTGTTCATGAACCGCGCTGTAAACCACTTTGCCAAAAACGACAACTTTGAGGAGACCTCCTTTTTGAACGAGGTAATGGAAAATCCCGACTTAATTCCAGAGTTTAAGCATTATAAAGTAGAAAAAGGACCCAAGTACAGCATTGAGGACGTTTCTAATTTTGACATTGCCAACAAAGCGGTGAGCGATGCCCGTAAAAAAATCAAGAACGTAATCAATCTGGACACCAATATTCAGATCAAGATGGATTTCATCAACCCTGATTCGGCAGAGAAGTTTGTGGAAAAAGGTTGGGACGAGGAACGACAGATGTACTATTACCTCGTGTATTTTAACAAGGAACAGAAAAGTTAG
- a CDS encoding plasmid pRiA4b ORF-3 family protein, whose translation MIYKIRIILDAEEDIFRDIEIEDQSNLEDFHNAITQAFGFEGSEMASFYTCDEEWNQDEEIALFDMSENGSDIRLMNETSLDDILTKDSPKLIYVYDFFSMWTFFVELADIVEKEDGRVYPNVLFTFGELPDAPPEKQFEAKPNDDGGNFDDLLDSYDDMDFDENWN comes from the coding sequence ATGATTTATAAAATCAGGATAATACTTGATGCTGAGGAAGATATCTTTCGGGATATCGAAATTGAGGACCAAAGTAACTTGGAGGATTTCCACAACGCCATTACCCAAGCTTTTGGCTTTGAGGGAAGTGAAATGGCCTCATTTTATACTTGTGACGAAGAATGGAATCAAGATGAAGAAATCGCTCTTTTTGATATGAGTGAAAATGGCTCCGATATTCGCCTGATGAACGAAACCTCGTTGGACGATATTCTGACCAAGGACAGCCCCAAACTGATTTACGTGTACGACTTTTTTAGCATGTGGACCTTTTTTGTGGAGCTTGCCGATATTGTGGAAAAAGAAGATGGCCGTGTTTATCCCAATGTATTGTTCACCTTTGGCGAATTACCGGATGCCCCACCGGAAAAACAATTCGAAGCAAAGCCCAACGATGATGGAGGAAATTTTGACGACCTTCTGGACAGTTACGACGATATGGACTTTGACGAAAACTGGAACTAA
- a CDS encoding COX15/CtaA family protein — MKKNKYVVYWLLTGCFLIFVMVLVGGITRLTHSGLSISDYKLIQGTIPPMNEQEWEEAFELYKQYPEYQKLNYHFGIEEFKDIYFWEWLHRVIGRFIGIVFILPFIYFLIAKKLDRPTIKKSLILLFMGGFQGFLGWYMVKSGLVDRPDVSHYRLAAHLTTAFLTFAYSFWVALDLIYPNRKEVDTKIRNLIRVGLVVLLLQIVWGAFVAGLDAGFIHNHWPLMNEGKLMHETVYIEQQPVIKNFYEGKSGVQFVHRYLAYIVVALIGVIWYRTRKISKTALQEKGLKTLLALVFVQFILGVLTLIYAVPLWLGIVHQIGAFFLLAAMTFTLHRFTK, encoded by the coding sequence ATGAAAAAGAACAAATATGTAGTGTATTGGTTGTTAACTGGATGTTTTCTCATTTTTGTCATGGTTTTGGTGGGAGGCATCACCCGACTTACCCACTCGGGGCTGTCCATTTCCGATTATAAACTTATTCAAGGTACAATCCCCCCCATGAACGAACAAGAATGGGAAGAAGCCTTTGAACTCTACAAGCAATATCCCGAGTACCAAAAACTCAACTATCATTTTGGAATCGAGGAATTCAAGGACATTTACTTTTGGGAATGGCTGCACAGGGTCATTGGACGATTTATCGGAATCGTTTTTATTTTACCGTTTATTTACTTTTTGATAGCCAAGAAGCTGGATAGACCTACCATTAAAAAAAGTTTGATTCTGCTCTTTATGGGCGGGTTTCAAGGTTTTTTGGGCTGGTATATGGTAAAAAGCGGCCTTGTGGACCGTCCGGATGTATCGCACTACAGGTTGGCAGCCCATTTGACCACTGCATTCTTAACGTTCGCTTATAGTTTTTGGGTGGCCTTGGACCTAATCTATCCAAATCGAAAAGAAGTCGACACCAAAATAAGGAACTTGATCCGCGTAGGCCTGGTGGTCTTGTTGCTTCAAATAGTATGGGGTGCCTTTGTTGCAGGTTTGGATGCCGGCTTTATTCACAACCACTGGCCTCTGATGAACGAGGGCAAACTAATGCACGAAACCGTTTATATAGAACAACAGCCCGTAATAAAGAACTTTTACGAAGGAAAAAGCGGCGTACAGTTTGTACATCGGTACCTGGCTTACATTGTGGTCGCTTTGATTGGGGTGATTTGGTACCGAACACGAAAAATATCCAAAACCGCCCTCCAGGAAAAAGGACTAAAAACTTTGTTGGCCCTAGTTTTTGTTCAATTTATATTGGGTGTGCTCACATTGATTTATGCCGTGCCACTTTGGCTGGGCATCGTGCATCAAATTGGCGCTTTTTTCCTTTTGGCCGCGATGACGTTTACCTTGCACAGGTTCACCAAATAA
- a CDS encoding CCA tRNA nucleotidyltransferase, with product MTKEFHTAAIQHPIFKLIGEASDELGTDSYVIGGYVRDYFLERNTPKDIDIVAIGSGIELAKKVASKLKGKPDISVFKNFGTAMIKYKDLELEFVGARKESYNRDSRKPIVEDGTLEDDQNRRDFTINAMALALNQSNFGQLLDPFDGLADLAKQLIRTPLEPGITYSDDPLRMMRAIRFASQLRFTIELPSLQAIAEHKDRIKIVSKERIVDELNKILMSSQPSLGFTLMHKTGLLPLILPELTALQGIEEIEGQRHKDNFWHTLEVVDNIAQTTDNLWLRWAALLHDIGKAPTKKFHKKIGWTFHAHEFVGAKMVYKLFKRLRMPLNDKMKFVQKMVLMSSRPIILSEDHVTDSAVRRLVFDAGDHVEDLMTLCEADITTKNPKKQKKYKNNFKIVRQKIVEVEERDHIRNFQPPVSGEEIMKTFNLKPSKEIGIIKDAIKEAILEGEIPNEYEAAYNFMLKKGEKMNLKVHSE from the coding sequence ATGACGAAGGAATTCCATACAGCCGCAATACAGCACCCTATTTTTAAACTTATTGGCGAAGCTTCTGATGAGCTCGGAACAGATTCCTATGTGATCGGTGGGTATGTCCGTGACTATTTTTTAGAACGAAATACCCCAAAAGATATCGATATTGTTGCCATTGGCAGCGGCATTGAATTGGCCAAAAAAGTGGCTTCCAAATTAAAGGGCAAACCGGATATTTCCGTTTTTAAAAATTTCGGTACGGCCATGATAAAATACAAAGACCTGGAACTGGAATTTGTGGGCGCCCGAAAAGAAAGCTACAACCGAGACAGCCGTAAACCCATTGTCGAAGATGGCACGCTCGAAGATGACCAAAACCGTCGCGACTTTACCATAAACGCCATGGCATTGGCACTGAACCAATCCAATTTTGGTCAACTTTTAGATCCTTTTGATGGTTTGGCGGATTTGGCCAAACAACTTATCCGCACGCCCTTGGAGCCGGGCATCACATACTCGGACGATCCATTGAGGATGATGCGAGCCATACGATTTGCCTCACAATTGCGCTTTACCATCGAATTGCCATCTCTCCAGGCCATTGCAGAGCACAAGGATCGAATAAAAATTGTATCCAAGGAACGTATTGTGGACGAACTCAACAAAATATTGATGAGTTCCCAACCGTCGCTAGGCTTTACACTGATGCACAAAACCGGACTTCTTCCTTTAATTCTACCTGAACTAACGGCCTTACAAGGCATCGAAGAAATAGAGGGACAACGCCATAAGGACAATTTTTGGCACACATTGGAGGTAGTGGACAATATTGCACAAACAACGGACAATCTTTGGCTGCGTTGGGCGGCACTGCTTCACGATATTGGAAAGGCACCTACCAAGAAATTCCATAAAAAAATAGGTTGGACCTTCCATGCCCATGAGTTTGTCGGTGCTAAAATGGTCTATAAACTTTTTAAAAGACTACGAATGCCATTGAACGATAAAATGAAATTCGTTCAAAAAATGGTATTGATGAGCTCACGGCCCATTATACTGTCCGAAGACCATGTAACCGATTCTGCGGTAAGGCGATTGGTGTTCGATGCCGGTGATCACGTCGAAGACCTAATGACCCTTTGCGAAGCGGACATTACCACCAAGAACCCCAAAAAACAAAAAAAATACAAGAACAATTTTAAGATCGTTCGCCAAAAAATAGTCGAAGTCGAAGAACGGGATCACATCCGAAACTTTCAACCTCCGGTTTCCGGCGAAGAGATCATGAAAACCTTCAACCTAAAACCATCCAAAGAAATAGGCATTATTAAAGACGCGATCAAAGAAGCAATCTTAGAGGGAGAAATCCCCAACGAATATGAAGCGGCCTACAACTTTATGTTAAAAAAGGGCGAAAAAATGAATCTAAAAGTCCATTCCGAATGA
- a CDS encoding L-threonylcarbamoyladenylate synthase encodes MTEEINNCNRVLQEGGLILYPTDTVWGIGCDATNPEAVKKVYALKKREDSKALICLVANQAMLERHVKQVPEVAYDIMDLATKPTTIVFDDPIGIADNLVAADNTLAIRVASDKFCQYLINKFRKPIVSTSANISGNPTPKQFKDIDQEILKGVDYVVNLQNENKNPSPSSIIKLSNNGKVKVIRE; translated from the coding sequence ATGACCGAAGAAATCAATAATTGTAACCGAGTTCTGCAAGAAGGCGGGCTCATCCTCTACCCTACCGATACGGTTTGGGGCATAGGTTGCGATGCCACCAATCCCGAGGCCGTAAAAAAGGTATACGCCCTAAAAAAAAGAGAGGACTCCAAAGCACTGATATGTTTGGTTGCCAACCAAGCCATGCTGGAACGACATGTAAAACAGGTGCCCGAGGTCGCGTACGATATTATGGATCTGGCCACAAAACCCACCACCATAGTTTTTGACGACCCTATAGGCATTGCCGACAACCTGGTTGCTGCGGACAACACCCTGGCCATTCGGGTTGCATCGGACAAATTTTGCCAATACCTCATCAATAAATTCAGAAAACCCATTGTGTCAACTTCGGCCAATATTTCTGGTAATCCTACCCCAAAACAATTCAAGGATATTGATCAAGAAATTTTAAAAGGAGTGGACTATGTGGTAAATTTGCAGAACGAAAACAAAAACCCTTCTCCTTCTTCCATAATTAAGTTAAGTAACAACGGTAAGGTGAAGGTCATCCGGGAATAA